A stretch of DNA from Candidatus Binatia bacterium:
GCCGTATGCGACCAGCAACTTCGCCATCTTTCGGCACGGGCATGATGCCCCTTGCCACCACGCCCTACGTGCGGAACAGCGGGCGCCGCGGCTGACTCATGGCACAAACGCACATCGTGCACCATCTTGCCCAGGTCTTTTTCCAACCTGCCCGTCGGCGCGGGAGAACGGAGACGGCGCCCCAACTGGCCCGCAACCCTCTTCTCCATTTCCGTCACATGGCGCATGATTCCTTGGCATCGCGATGAACGCGTAGCACACCTGATGCATCACGTGCGAAAGCTGGTATCGCGCGCGCACGTAGCGCGAGACCCGTGTACCCGCGCCCGCGTTCGCGGCTGGAGCGAATGCGAACGGCAACTGATCGGCAATCGCCGCCAGGAGTTTCTTGCCTCTTCCAATGACCAGGTGGGAGGTCTCGACGGCACCGACACCAGCCATGAATTTGGCGACAAGCGTTCTAAAAGAGTCTGGCGTCTTCGTGCTCGGGATGGCTGTGCCGCTTATCGGCGGCGCCCCCACGCCGCGCCGGGCTGAGCGACATAAACCGATTACTGACCCACGCTCGCATGCAATCGCGTGTCAGCCTGCGCCTTCCCCAAAGCATCGCTCGTAATAAACAAGCGGCCGCCCTCTCACGATCGCTCGATGCACACGCTTCATCCCCAACTTCTCGAGCACGCGCACCGACGCAACGTTCGGCTCATCCACATCAGCCTTCACTTTCGCAAGGGAAAGACTTTCAAAAGCATACCGCAGCAAGGCACTGGCCGCTTCGGTTGCGTAACCTAGGCCCCAGTATCGAGGAAGGATGCCGTAGATCAGGTGAGGAGCGTCTTCCGTTACATGCAGAAAACCGCCAAAGCCAACGAGACATTGACTAGCGCGGGTAAAGATCAGCCAGAGTCCGTAACCATACTTCTCAAAGTTCGCCAAACTGCTCTCGAGAAACGAGCCGGCTTCTTCCAGCGAGATGACGCGGTCGTCGAAAAGGAAGTGGCGCACACGGTCATTGGTCCATAGTCCGTGAACCCGGTGAATATCTCCTCGCTGGCAAGGACGGAGTCGCAAGCGCGTTGTTTCGAGGGTATGTTCCATTTGCATTCGGAAAGCGGACTACCGGTCTGGGGCATCCACGGGGCCAAAGGCCGAGCTCTGTATACCTTGGTTCGTCCTCCCGCTTGGGGGGTGTTTTTAGCACGGTTTGTTGCATGGGGCGAAGAGCCAATCGTTGGCGTCTTCCCCAAGCGCGGCCGTATCGGCTACGAGGCGTTCGCGGGGTTGCACGCGCTGCTGGCCGGCATCGCCTAACCCACGGCTCGAGAGCAATCTCCGGGGTCCGGCCGTGCCGTTCGTCTTTGCCGGGGCGACCATGCAGTGCCTAAGCGTGTCGTGGTCGCGGGGGTTGGAAGGCCTGATTGAGGGGTGGCGAGAAGAAGAAAGCCCGCGAACTCCTCGACCTGGATTTTTTCCTATTACCAACCCAAGGCCGCGGAGGTCGTGATTGGTCGGATCGCCGCACAGAAAGCTTGGCAGGAGGAGAAGCAAACCCCGATCGCCAACGCGGGTAGCAACACCATCACCGTGATTCGCGTAAGGACGACGACTTCGGTGGCAAACGAATCCTCCACCTCGTTCATATCCACGACGGGCGGCACCTACGTTCCGAGCACACCGAGCGGACGCTTGCCAACGCATAACAGCTCCGGCCGCACGAGGTCGTCCTCGAAACGGCGCTCCGCAGCAAGAGAACGCAGCTCATCTACAACGACCGCGGTTTTTTCTCGACCACCGCCATCCGCTAAGGCTCGCCAAGCTAGGTTTTCGCAAGTTTGGCTCAGAAGTAGACGACATGACGTGGGCGTACGCAAGTGATCGCGATGAATCGCTTCTTTGCGGCCGACCTGGAAAATGACGCCCTGCTCCGGCTTCGCGGTGGAAGCAAGGCTGCCCGCGGCGACCGGCAGGAACCACCGTCTTCCGCTTGCGCCGTCCCTGCTTCCGCGCATCCAAAGACTCTCGAGCCATAACAAGCGGCCGTCTCGTGAGTCCAACCTAACGCCATGAAAACCCCGTGCGATGCAGGCCCCTCGGTCCCGCAAGCGCTCAAGGAGCAGCGCACGTCTAGTGACCCAACACCGTTGAAGCGTCCCGCTAGGAGAGATGCCCGCTATGACAACCCACACTGACACTCAGGGCCGCAGTGCTCTCGTGCTTTCCGGAGGCGGCAACACCGGCTTTGTGTTCGAGATCGGAGTCTTAGCGGCTGTCGAAGACGCCATCCGGCCGCGCTCTTTGATCGAAGAGTTCGATCTCGTCGTTGGCACCAGCGCTGGGGCCGTCGTGGCCGCCCTGGTAGCCAACGGCGCCTCGACGCGCACTATTTTCGATCACCTGTACGAGGATGCGGACTCGCCCTTCAATTTCCGTCCGGCTGACGTTTACGGCGCCGCAGCACGTAATGCAGCCAAGCTCGCCGTTCAGTTCGCGCGACCCCTGTTAGGCGCGCTGACTCGGTCGTTTCGGCGCCGGCAGTGGCCAACGCTGACGACGATACTCACAGACTTTCAAGAACACCATCCGCCTGGTTTCTATTCCACCGAGCCCCTGCGCCGCACACTTTGTCAGAGGTTCCGTCAACTCGGCTTCGCACACCATTTTGACGAGCTCCCGAAGCCCCGGTTCGTCCCTGGCGCCGATATCGACACCGGCAAGCACCTTGTGTTTGGCGCCGGCGAGTGGCGAGATATGCACATCTGTTCCGCCGTAGCGGCGCCCTTCGCAAACCCAATTTTCTTCCGGCCGATCCGGATTGGCGAGCGCGACGTCGTGGACGGGGCCGTTGCCGAAGCTACACCGCTGGATATCCCCGTGGACTTCGGAGCCCGTCGCATTCTCTATTTGAACCCCTCTCGGTATCGACATGATGCGCGCCCGGACCACGGTCTGCCTCGTGCTGGCACTGCTTGTGCCGGTGATGACAGGATTCGATTTCACTCGGCGCAGTATCCGGCTCGAGGACATCATTCCTGGCGGCCCGCCGAAAGACGGCATTCCCGCGATTGACAAGCCGCGTTTCGTCAGGGCCGCCACTGCCAGTTGCTTGCGCCCCAATTTGGCGTTTGCATTCACTGGGCGGCTCGGTGCAATCGCCACCCGAGCGCGCGGCACGGGGGCTCAGAGGCAGCGACTCACACGGACCAGAATGTGCCGTCGAGCACGCCTTGGCTTGTCGCCAACGGCAATCAGCGCCAGGAACGCGCGGCACCATTCATTTCTCCGGCGGGAAACGCCGCGAGTTCGTGGTGAACACGAACAGCTTCGTGCCGGGCCGCTGCACGGCGTCAGCGGGAAGTCCGGCCTTGCGGCACAACTGCTCGAGAAGGGTGGTACGATCCCATCCTTGCTCCACTGCCACTTTGGGAAGAAAGACGGCCCGCTGACCGTCGTGAACCAATACAACCCCATGAGTCCCCACGACGATTTCTTCGGGGCTCGCCACCTCACGCAAGGGCGACAAGAGGGAGATTTCGATGGTGAGCTTGTCCGCCTCGCTCCACTCAACAGGTGGAAAGCGAAAATCCTCGAACGCAGCGGCCACCGCTAGCCGTGGCACGGTACGAAAGAGCGGCTCGCTGGCCTCCACCGTGCCGACACACCCGCGCAGCTGCGTGCCCAGGAAAAGTGTCACGAACACACCCGCCGGTTGGCGCAACGGTCGAGGTACGCCCTCCAGCCAAGGGGGAGCGATGCCCGCCAGACGGGCGCGAATTGACTCCCGAGCGAGCCCACCCAAGAGTTCCCACGACTCGTCCGGCAGTTCCAGCGCCTTGGATTCATTCACCGACATCCGAGCATCTACTCCCGCGTGATTCGCATTTGGTTTCGCTTCGGGTGCATAGCGCCGCGCTGCTTGCGTGCAAAATGGGCTTTTGCGATAAGGCGCTGGTTTTCAAGGGATACGCCTGCCCGGACGGGTGTCGGAGCAAGAACGGCGGTGGCGGACCTGCAGGCGTTCTTGCCGGATTCCCCTGGGCTCAAAACTCTAGGAGCAAGAGAGGGTAATACGCATATGAGCAAGCGGATAACGGGTTGGATTGGAGGACTTCTGGGCACGAGCCTGCTCTCGCTCGCGCCCGCCTATGCTGCAGCTCCTCAGGCGCATGGAGAGATGCATCTGGTGTTGCCGGATTTCACCACGGTGCACTTTCTCGGCCTGAGCGGACACGCCTTGCTCTCGCTGGGGCTGCTGATTTGCGCCCTCGGTTTCCTGTTCGGGCTCGTCATATACAAACAGTTGCAGGGCCTTCCGGTACACCGCGCAATGCGCGAAATTTCCGAGCTCATTTACGAAACCTGCAAAACCTATTTGCTCACCCAAGGGAAATTCATCCTCATCTTGGAGTTTTTCATTGCGGCGATCATGGCGGTGTACTTTTACCGCGCCTTCGAGGGCGATCTTTTCAAGGTTCTGATCGTACTCGTTTTTAGCCTCGTCGGGATTGCTGGCAGTTACGGGGTCGCCTGGTTTGGCATGCGCGTGAACAACTTCGCTAACTCGCGGGCAGCTTTTGCGGCTCTTCGGGGCAAACCCTTTCCGACGTACGAGATTCCCCTCAAGGCGGGAATGAGTATCGGCATGGTGCTGATCTCCACCGAGCTCCTCATCATGCTGATCATCCTGCTGTACATTCCAGCCTCGTTTGCGGGGCCGTGTTTCATCGGCTTTGCGATCGGCGAATCACTCGGCGCTTCGGCTCTGCGAATTGCCGGCGGTATCTTCACGAAAATTGCAGACATCGGCTCCGACTTGATGAAGATCGTCTTCAACATCAAGGAAGACGACGCCCGCAATCCCGGGGTCATTGCCGATTGCACTGGAGACAATGCGGGTGACTCGGTCGGGCCTTCCGCAGACGGCTTCGAGACTTATGGGGTCACTGGTGTCGCACTGATTACGTTCGTCCTTTTAGTGTTGGGGGCAGACCCGAAGCTCCAGGTCACCTTGCTCGTTTGGCTATTTGCGATGCGCATCATGATGATCGTGGCATCCGGGGGCTCGTATCTCCTCAACGAGGCAATCCAACGGGCACGGTTCGGCCAAGCCGATCACATGAACTTCGAACAACCGCTGACTTTTCTTGTCTGGCTCACCTCGATCGTATCCATCACGCTCACATACGTCGTCTCGTACGTGTTGATCGGCGACCTGGGCACGGGCAATTTGTGGTGGCAACTCTCGACGATCATCAGTTGTGGCACCATCGCCGGGGCACTGATTCCGGAGATCGTCAAGATATTCACTTCCACGGACTCGGGGCATGTTCGCGAAGTCGTGACGGCATCGCGCGAAGGAGGAGCCTCGCTCAACATCCTGAGCGGTCTCACCGCGGGCAACTACTCCTCATACTGGATGGGAATCACCTTCATCGTGCTGATGGGCTTGGCCTGGATCGTGAGTGGCGGCGATTTGCACGCGGCGATGCCGCAGGCCACAGCAGATATGACCGCACCTGTGTTTGCCTTCGGCCTCGTTGCGTTTGGATTTCTCGGCATGGGACCGGTGACCATCGCAGTGGACAGCTACGGGCCCGTGACGGACAACGCTCAATCCGTGTACGAGCTCTCCGTGATCGAGAACATTCCCAACGTAAAAGAAGAAATCCAACGAGAGTTCGGTTTTAGTCCCGCCTTCGATCGCGCCAAACAATTCCTCGAGGAAAACGATGGGGCGGGCAATACGTTCAAGGCAACCGCGAAGCCCGTGTTGATCGGCACCGCAGTTGTCGGCGCGACCACGATGATCTTCTCGATCATCGTCGCGCTCACCAATGGCTTGCAGCCCGAGCACCTGGGCAAGCTCTCGCTGTTGAACCCACCGTTCCTCCTCGGGCTCGTGGCCGGTGGGGCGATGATTTACTGGTTTACCGGGGCCACAACGCAGGCCGTCGTCACCGGCGCGTACCGAGCCGTGGAGTTCATCAAGGCGAACATTCGACTGGAGGGTGTCGAGAAGGCCTCGATTGCCGACTCGAAGCGCGTGGTCGAAATTTGCACGCAGTACGCTCAGTCTGGCATGTTCAATATCTTCCTGGCTGTTTTCTTTACGACGCTGGCGTTTGCGTGTTTGGATCCATTTTTCTTCGTCGGCTATCTCGTATCCATCGCCTTGTTTGGGTTGTTCCAAGCCATCTTTATGGCCAATGCGGGCGGGGCGTGGGACAACGCCAAGAAAGTCGTGGAAACGGAACTCAAGGAAAAGGGGTCGGAACTCCACGCCGCAACCGTTGTGGGCGACACTGTCGGCGACCCGTTCAAAGACACCTCCTCGGTGGCCATGAACCCTGTAATCAAATTCACGACCTTGTTCGGACTCCTCGCTGTCGAGCTGGCGGTCACCCTTTCCTGGGGGCTCACCCGGGTCCTTGCCCTGGCGTTTTTTGTTGCTGGGGTGGCGTTCGTGTATCGATCCTTCTACGGCATGCGCATCAAAACCGGCGTTGCCTAGGACGCGGCTGGAACCACGGAACCGCCGCCCTATGAATCGAACGGCGGTCCAACGGTTACAGGAAGGCTGACGCCCGCGAGAAGAAACGACGTGCGGTGCCCCAAGCAGGCTGGGGCGCCGCACACTCGCGCAGCGCTGTTTTTCGCACAGCGGCGTGCAACGAAACATGAAAGCGGGCGAGTCAGTCCACTAGGTCGTGTCGAGTGAAGAAGGTAACGGCTCTCCACTCGTGCGTGGGTCCACGAAGCTACCGGACGCGTAGCCCTCAGTCTCCCGGTCCCGCTGCGCCGTTTTCGACGAGTTCGAGTAGCCCCCGAATTGCAATGCCGGCGTGATCCGGACGCAACCGCAGCTCCTCCTCGAGCGCGAGCAGGCTGCGCTCGATCAAGCTGGCGGTCAGTAATCGCTCCAGGTCATGCATTTCTGTGGGCAACACCCGCGTGCCTTTCATCGCATCGAGGTAACTCCTCAGAAGGGTTGCCCCTATCCATCGTTCCCAGAAGTGCCCCCAAGGTTCGAGCACTTGCACGTCCTCCGGACGGATTAAACCCCGTGCTCCGGGGCCGTACAACACTCGATCGACGGCAAACTCGAACGAGCGAAGCATGCTGGCGACGTCTCGCAGCGGCGTGCGCTTCACACGTACCTCCAGTGGCGAGCGTGTGGGATCGCCTGCAAAGCCAACAATGTAGAGATCCCGTCCCGTGTGCAGCACCCGACCCAAGTGCAAATCGCCGTGCACGCGAATGCGCATCCCGGCTGTGCGTTCTCCCACAGCCCGCTGGGCCATCTCCAGCAGAGAATTCCCCGCCGACATTAGGCGCTGGGCCGACCCGCGGACCGACTCCGGTAGGTCCGCCATTTTCTCCTGCAAGAGCACCAGTATCCGCCCCCACAAATTCCGCAGCGCTTGATACAGGGAGCGCTGGTACAGGCTCGTTAGGGGCTCGGGCGCAAAATCCGGGTGCTCTGTTATCCCAGCGAGCGCGCGGTGGAGCTCCGCAATCCGAAGGCCGAGGAGGCGAGCCGTTTCCAGGTACGCGCCACAAAGCTCGAACAGCACGGGCGGTGGCGATTCGGAAAGCAGCGCCGTGAGCTCCACAGATGGTAACTTGAGGTCGCGCGCGGCTCCGTACGTCGCAAGTACGCGATCGAAGTACTGCTTGAGGTGATCGACCGTGTAGCTCCACAAGTCGCCTTCGTGCGGAATGTATTGGTGGGCAGCTCCAATTGTCCAAGTTGCGGTTCCGTTCTGGCGATACTCGAAGAACCCCACCAGAGAGGGCACCCGTAGGTGCTCCGCGCCATTCAATAGCATTTGACCGATCTCGACTTCGGGATGCACCCCGGGATACGGCTCGCGATACAGTTTCAAGCGCACTCGTCCCCCAGCCACAAAGCCGGGGGACCACTGGGGCTGGTGCGGGGCCACGGGAAAAAGTTGTGCACCCTCCGGCACAATTCTTCGGAATGCGCGTGTGGTCGTCGCGGTGAGTTGCCCGTGCTCCCCGCGAATGGGCCGGCGGCGCACCAGAGCCTCGGTCAGCGCCACACCGGCCCGTATTTCGTCTCCGCATTCCACCAAGGCTCCCTCCACAGTGGTGCCATGCTCTTCCGAGCGAAGACGCACGAGAGTCCTCCCTGGGGGAGACACGCCACCATCGCCTTGTACCGCTCGGAACTCCAACACCAGAGAGTACCACTCCTTCTCCCCCGTGCCGTGCTCCACTCGCACGAGCACGAGCACCAGGGGGTGTTCCTCGTCGGCCAGCTCCACGACATCCTCGATCGCGGTGCGCAAAATTCGGTCGCTCTTGCGCCGGAACCAACTTTGGAGCGGCAAAAATTCCACCAAAGCCTTCTCGATCTGTTGGCGGGCGACATCGCGGAACACCAGCGTCCACGATCCACGTACGCTCAGCACCGGGATGGTGCGCGGCGCTGCCGCTAACTCCAATGCCCGCTGCTCCTTTTCCAGCGAAAACCAATAGAACGAATGCGGGCCGAGGGTGATCCGATAGGGTCCGTCTTCGATGCGCGGAAACCGCGTGCGTCCGAAGAGCTCGACAAGTTCGCGGTCTCGAAACTCTCCCAATGTCAGCTCCACGGGCTGCACAAAACGGGACAAATTGGCCACCACCAGGATTTGCTCCCCTTCGTATTCCCGCACGAAGGCCAAAACTTTACGATTGTCGGCCGGCAAGAAACGGATCGTTCCGCGACCAAAAGCGCGGTAGCGTTTGCGCAGCGCAATGACGCGCTTCATCCACCACAGCAATGAGTGAGGGTTTCCCTGCTGGGCTTCCACGTTCACGCTCTCGTAGTGAAACTCCGGATCCACGATGACCGGCAGGTACAAGCGCTGCGGGTTTGCCCGGGAGAATCCGGCATTACGGTCGGCGCTCCACTGCATGGGTGTTCTCACCCCGTTCCGGTCGCCAAGGAAGATATTGTCCCCCATACCGATCTCGTCCCCGTAGTAAATCACGGGCGTGCCCGGCAGCGAGAACAGCAAGGCGTTCATGAGCTCGATGCGCCGCCGGTCTTTACCCAGCAAAGGGGCCAAGCGCCGCCGGATCCCCAGGTTGACGCGCGCCTGTGCGTCCTGCGCATATACGCGGTACATGTAGTCGCGCTCTTCGTCGGTAACCATTTCCAAGGTCAACTCGTCGTGGTTGCGCAAAAACAGCGCCCACTGGCAATTGTCCGGTATGGGCGGCGTTTGCTGCATAATGTCCATGATCGGGAAGCGATCCTCCATGTGGAGGGCCATGAAGAGGCGCGGCATGATGGGAAAGTGGAAGGCCATGTGACACTCGTCGCCGCGCCCAAAGTAGGCCACTGCATCTTCCGGCCACTGATTCGCTTCCGCCAGGAGCATGCGGTTTTTGTAGCGGGAGTCCACGTACGCGCGCAGCTCGCGTAAAAACTCATGTGTTTCTGGCAAATTCTCGCAAATCGTGCCTTCCCGTTCGAAGAGATACGGTACGGCGTCTAACCGCATGCCGTCCACGCCGAGGCGCATCCAGAAGTCCACGGTCCGCAACACTGCGCGGCGTACGTCGGGGCTGTCGAAGTTCAGATCCGGCTGGTGCGCGTAAAACCGGTGCCAGTAATACGCTTTGG
This window harbors:
- a CDS encoding N-acetyltransferase, encoding MQMEHTLETTRLRLRPCQRGDIHRVHGLWTNDRVRHFLFDDRVISLEEAGSFLESSLANFEKYGYGLWLIFTRASQCLVGFGGFLHVTEDAPHLIYGILPRYWGLGYATEAASALLRYAFESLSLAKVKADVDEPNVASVRVLEKLGMKRVHRAIVRGRPLVYYERCFGEGAG
- a CDS encoding AmmeMemoRadiSam system protein A gives rise to the protein MSVNESKALELPDESWELLGGLARESIRARLAGIAPPWLEGVPRPLRQPAGVFVTLFLGTQLRGCVGTVEASEPLFRTVPRLAVAAAFEDFRFPPVEWSEADKLTIEISLLSPLREVASPEEIVVGTHGVVLVHDGQRAVFLPKVAVEQGWDRTTLLEQLCRKAGLPADAVQRPGTKLFVFTTNSRRFPPEK
- the hppA gene encoding K(+)-insensitive pyrophosphate-energized proton pump yields the protein MSKRITGWIGGLLGTSLLSLAPAYAAAPQAHGEMHLVLPDFTTVHFLGLSGHALLSLGLLICALGFLFGLVIYKQLQGLPVHRAMREISELIYETCKTYLLTQGKFILILEFFIAAIMAVYFYRAFEGDLFKVLIVLVFSLVGIAGSYGVAWFGMRVNNFANSRAAFAALRGKPFPTYEIPLKAGMSIGMVLISTELLIMLIILLYIPASFAGPCFIGFAIGESLGASALRIAGGIFTKIADIGSDLMKIVFNIKEDDARNPGVIADCTGDNAGDSVGPSADGFETYGVTGVALITFVLLVLGADPKLQVTLLVWLFAMRIMMIVASGGSYLLNEAIQRARFGQADHMNFEQPLTFLVWLTSIVSITLTYVVSYVLIGDLGTGNLWWQLSTIISCGTIAGALIPEIVKIFTSTDSGHVREVVTASREGGASLNILSGLTAGNYSSYWMGITFIVLMGLAWIVSGGDLHAAMPQATADMTAPVFAFGLVAFGFLGMGPVTIAVDSYGPVTDNAQSVYELSVIENIPNVKEEIQREFGFSPAFDRAKQFLEENDGAGNTFKATAKPVLIGTAVVGATTMIFSIIVALTNGLQPEHLGKLSLLNPPFLLGLVAGGAMIYWFTGATTQAVVTGAYRAVEFIKANIRLEGVEKASIADSKRVVEICTQYAQSGMFNIFLAVFFTTLAFACLDPFFFVGYLVSIALFGLFQAIFMANAGGAWDNAKKVVETELKEKGSELHAATVVGDTVGDPFKDTSSVAMNPVIKFTTLFGLLAVELAVTLSWGLTRVLALAFFVAGVAFVYRSFYGMRIKTGVA
- a CDS encoding trehalose synthase, whose amino-acid sequence is MLPDDPLWYKDAILYELRVGSFQDSNADGIGDFRGLLQRLDYLADLGVTAVWLLPFYPSPMRDDGYDISDYQNVHPEFGTLQDFKAFLKAAHQRGLRVVTELVINHTSDQHPWFQRARKSPPGSRYRNFYVWSDTPERFAEARIIFKDFEPSNWSWDPVAKAYYWHRFYAHQPDLNFDSPDVRRAVLRTVDFWMRLGVDGMRLDAVPYLFEREGTICENLPETHEFLRELRAYVDSRYKNRMLLAEANQWPEDAVAYFGRGDECHMAFHFPIMPRLFMALHMEDRFPIMDIMQQTPPIPDNCQWALFLRNHDELTLEMVTDEERDYMYRVYAQDAQARVNLGIRRRLAPLLGKDRRRIELMNALLFSLPGTPVIYYGDEIGMGDNIFLGDRNGVRTPMQWSADRNAGFSRANPQRLYLPVIVDPEFHYESVNVEAQQGNPHSLLWWMKRVIALRKRYRAFGRGTIRFLPADNRKVLAFVREYEGEQILVVANLSRFVQPVELTLGEFRDRELVELFGRTRFPRIEDGPYRITLGPHSFYWFSLEKEQRALELAAAPRTIPVLSVRGSWTLVFRDVARQQIEKALVEFLPLQSWFRRKSDRILRTAIEDVVELADEEHPLVLVLVRVEHGTGEKEWYSLVLEFRAVQGDGGVSPPGRTLVRLRSEEHGTTVEGALVECGDEIRAGVALTEALVRRRPIRGEHGQLTATTTRAFRRIVPEGAQLFPVAPHQPQWSPGFVAGGRVRLKLYREPYPGVHPEVEIGQMLLNGAEHLRVPSLVGFFEYRQNGTATWTIGAAHQYIPHEGDLWSYTVDHLKQYFDRVLATYGAARDLKLPSVELTALLSESPPPVLFELCGAYLETARLLGLRIAELHRALAGITEHPDFAPEPLTSLYQRSLYQALRNLWGRILVLLQEKMADLPESVRGSAQRLMSAGNSLLEMAQRAVGERTAGMRIRVHGDLHLGRVLHTGRDLYIVGFAGDPTRSPLEVRVKRTPLRDVASMLRSFEFAVDRVLYGPGARGLIRPEDVQVLEPWGHFWERWIGATLLRSYLDAMKGTRVLPTEMHDLERLLTASLIERSLLALEEELRLRPDHAGIAIRGLLELVENGAAGPGD